In SAR202 cluster bacterium, one genomic interval encodes:
- a CDS encoding HAMP domain-containing histidine kinase yields MTIRPPRPSAPPSSRPREGREPSPSLLAAGTASEPHREIIDRLAQALKTTRQVPWPREEKQSSSGFLDPGLPPERHKEIIDRLAHELRNPLMSIAGYIDLWLKRTDIDVAFRQQLLLACRESKRIITTANNLIVTASIEAGTLAVNPSQIDLRSFLDELLRERQCQTAGRDISVSTHLSLPEVKADRMLLSLALWNLISNALKYGSEEGSISISPYFEQARRRVVIAVANDGEGIDQSTQLFSGASFAGPKAGVKDVFTGLGVGLFVVKGVAEAMQGGFWMESSKTQGTTAYLAVPSVS; encoded by the coding sequence GTGACCATCAGGCCCCCCAGACCTTCCGCTCCTCCCTCCTCCAGGCCGCGGGAGGGTAGGGAGCCGTCCCCGTCGCTTCTGGCCGCCGGTACAGCCTCGGAGCCTCACAGGGAGATTATTGATCGCCTCGCCCAGGCCCTCAAGACAACCAGGCAAGTTCCCTGGCCCCGGGAGGAAAAGCAATCGTCCTCCGGGTTCCTGGACCCCGGACTGCCTCCGGAGCGCCATAAAGAGATCATCGACAGGCTGGCCCACGAGCTGCGTAACCCCCTCATGTCCATCGCAGGCTACATCGACCTGTGGCTGAAGCGGACCGACATCGATGTCGCCTTCCGCCAGCAGCTGCTTCTGGCCTGCCGCGAGTCCAAACGCATCATCACCACCGCCAACAATCTGATAGTGACGGCTTCCATTGAGGCCGGTACGCTGGCCGTCAACCCTTCGCAAATCGATCTTAGAAGCTTCCTGGACGAGCTTCTTCGCGAGCGCCAGTGCCAGACGGCGGGCCGGGACATTTCTGTCAGTACCCATCTTTCTCTTCCAGAGGTCAAGGCGGATAGGATGCTGCTGTCCCTGGCCCTGTGGAACCTGATAAGCAACGCTCTGAAGTACGGCTCCGAGGAAGGCAGCATCTCCATCTCCCCCTATTTCGAGCAGGCGCGGCGTCGGGTGGTTATCGCCGTCGCCAACGACGGCGAGGGAATTGACCAGTCCACACAGCTTTTCAGCGGCGCCTCTTTCGCAGGCCCCAAGGCGGGAGTTAAGGACGTGTTCACAGGGTTAGGGGTGGGGCTCTTTGTGGTGAAGGGCGTAGCGGAGGCCATGCAAGGCGGTTTTTGGATGGAAAGCAGCAAAACCCAGGGCACTACAGCCTACCTGGCCGTCCCCAGCGTTTCGTAA
- a CDS encoding SDR family oxidoreductase: MDLGLKGKTAIVTGGSQGIGKATALALAREGVNVAICARGEGPLRQAAREIADATGVNTVPIRADVTNPSDIQALVADAVRDLGGIDILVSNAVNSVPGGVLTLKDSDWMNHISVKLMAFVRLAREVTPHMKKRGGGRIVVIGGMAARGVSATNASNAVTNAGVAATAKNLAEEVAKDGILVNCIHPGTTRTPRNVQLAQDRARLLNITVEEVRRQSLQSIPIGRMVEPEDIASLAVFLASNKAGAITGQSIAVDGGAGRGIYY; encoded by the coding sequence ATGGACCTGGGACTCAAGGGGAAAACGGCCATAGTTACCGGCGGCAGCCAGGGCATCGGCAAGGCCACGGCGCTGGCGCTGGCGAGGGAGGGCGTTAACGTAGCGATTTGCGCCCGAGGCGAAGGCCCCTTGCGCCAGGCGGCCCGTGAAATCGCCGACGCCACCGGCGTCAACACCGTCCCCATCCGCGCCGACGTCACCAACCCTTCCGACATCCAGGCGCTGGTAGCTGATGCTGTAAGAGACCTGGGCGGCATAGACATCCTGGTCAGCAACGCCGTGAACTCGGTGCCCGGAGGCGTCCTGACGCTTAAAGACTCGGACTGGATGAACCATATCAGCGTGAAGCTTATGGCCTTTGTGCGCCTGGCCCGCGAGGTGACGCCCCACATGAAGAAGCGAGGCGGCGGGCGGATTGTTGTCATCGGAGGGATGGCGGCGCGGGGCGTCAGCGCCACCAACGCCAGCAACGCCGTCACCAACGCCGGCGTGGCGGCCACCGCCAAGAATCTGGCCGAGGAAGTGGCTAAGGATGGCATCCTGGTGAACTGTATACATCCTGGCACCACGCGCACACCCAGGAACGTCCAACTCGCTCAGGACAGGGCCAGGCTGCTGAACATAACCGTGGAAGAAGTGCGGCGGCAGTCCCTACAGTCTATCCCCATCGGGAGGATGGTGGAGCCGGAGGATATTGCCAGCTTGGCGGTGTTCCTGGCATCTAACAAGGCCGGGGCTATCACCGGCCAGTCCATCGCTGTCGATGGCGGCGCGGGCCGGGGCATCTACTACTGA
- a CDS encoding carboxymuconolactone decarboxylase family protein — translation MQEKLPPVQDLPPWQQVVYRHDPNLLKLVLSVQNHVRKDGGLDLKTKTLMMMLGDAFLARPHGVKVLADRARKLGATEQEIAETCEVAYYMGGLAVLFPALNAFEPVQL, via the coding sequence ATGCAAGAGAAGCTTCCCCCGGTCCAGGATTTGCCGCCCTGGCAGCAGGTGGTCTATCGACACGACCCTAATCTGTTGAAGCTGGTGCTGAGCGTTCAGAACCACGTCCGCAAGGACGGCGGCTTGGACCTCAAGACCAAGACCCTGATGATGATGCTGGGCGACGCCTTCCTGGCCCGACCCCATGGCGTCAAGGTGCTGGCGGACCGCGCCCGCAAGCTGGGCGCCACCGAGCAGGAGATTGCCGAAACCTGCGAAGTAGCGTACTACATGGGCGGGCTGGCGGTGCTGTTCCCCGCCCTCAACGCTTTCGAGCCTGTCCAGTTATAG
- a CDS encoding Ldh family oxidoreductase gives MLKQFHTSDAQAVRVKADSLRDTVQAIFERLEVPKDQAWLGADVLTLTDLRGVESHGVSGQFKTYVREYRQGVTNPKPKWRVTRQTEATANIDSDRGLGIIIAPQAMEIAIEKAKKSGVGMVTMHNGRHMGMAAYHAMKALDHDMIGVAMTCAGPSVVPTFGAVPRLGTNPICLAAPGKTQLPFVYDGATSVIAGNKVGVARRNGSKLLPGWLAGPDGAPVMEEADPPDTNHPSLLPLGSTREGGSHKGYGLGAMVTVLTGILSGGGFDSFPGRPYYYHMVAAYRIDAFTDLEDFKKMMDDFVITLKSTPPAPGHERVLVPGQVEWETMKERQAKGIPIHKDVIKWLKDMCGELEIPFKLA, from the coding sequence ATGCTTAAGCAGTTCCATACCTCCGACGCCCAGGCTGTTAGAGTAAAAGCCGATAGCCTTCGCGACACGGTCCAGGCCATCTTTGAGCGCCTGGAGGTGCCCAAGGACCAGGCCTGGCTGGGCGCCGACGTCCTCACCTTGACGGACCTCCGGGGCGTGGAAAGCCACGGCGTCTCCGGCCAGTTCAAGACCTACGTGCGCGAGTACCGCCAGGGCGTCACCAACCCCAAGCCCAAGTGGCGCGTCACCCGCCAGACCGAGGCCACCGCCAACATCGACTCAGACCGGGGCCTGGGTATCATCATCGCGCCGCAAGCTATGGAGATAGCCATTGAGAAGGCCAAGAAGTCCGGCGTGGGCATGGTGACAATGCACAACGGGCGGCACATGGGAATGGCTGCCTACCACGCCATGAAGGCCCTGGACCACGATATGATAGGCGTCGCCATGACCTGCGCCGGGCCGTCGGTAGTGCCCACCTTTGGCGCGGTGCCTCGCCTAGGCACCAACCCTATCTGCCTGGCGGCGCCAGGCAAGACCCAGCTCCCCTTTGTCTACGACGGCGCCACCAGCGTCATCGCCGGCAACAAAGTCGGTGTGGCGCGGCGCAACGGCAGCAAGCTCCTTCCCGGCTGGCTTGCCGGCCCTGACGGCGCGCCCGTTATGGAGGAGGCCGACCCGCCCGACACCAACCACCCGTCCCTGCTGCCCCTGGGCAGCACCCGAGAGGGCGGCTCCCACAAAGGCTACGGCCTCGGCGCCATGGTAACGGTGCTGACGGGCATCCTCTCCGGCGGCGGCTTCGACAGTTTCCCCGGCCGCCCCTACTACTATCACATGGTAGCCGCCTACCGCATCGACGCCTTCACCGACCTGGAAGACTTCAAGAAGATGATGGACGACTTCGTTATCACCCTCAAGTCTACCCCGCCGGCCCCGGGCCACGAGCGTGTGCTGGTCCCCGGCCAGGTCGAATGGGAGACGATGAAGGAGCGGCAGGCTAAGGGCATCCCCATCCATAAGGATGTTATCAAGTGGCTGAAGGACATGTGCGGGGAGTTGGAGATCCCCTTCAAGCTGGCCTAG
- a CDS encoding amidase: MRKADIPFLTAAQLGSLIRKKEVSPVEATEAYLERIRAIDPKVHGYITVTDEYALKAARQAEKAIAKGAYIGPLHGIPYAVKDQFWSKGILTTGGSNVLRDFVPAEDATVIARMNSAGAVLLGKLNLSEFATGNSVVHPWGIPRNPWDLERTPGTSSSGSGVAAAAFLCSTSLGEDTGGSIRGPANNCGLVGLRPTYGLVSRYGMLGASWSNDIGGPVSRTAEDAAITLQAIAGHDPKDPYTARYTPPDYRAGLKGGIKGLKVGIFKEAMYADFVHPETRKVVGKAVDKLKELGAKISEVSVPLMPYTSAINRIFIEVEAAHQHRQWLETRPRDYDHNVRTDFYTGLVTPANLYYKAQRLREMIRRQVFEALDKVDILALPGSSDAPPLISTKVGIFSKEEALSRMTGRRALNGAFNLASVPAMTFHCGFLSYTGKDLPIGLQIAGRPFSDGLLLRVAHTYGQATDWRKRRPPI, encoded by the coding sequence ATGAGAAAGGCCGACATCCCCTTTCTTACCGCGGCCCAGCTCGGCAGTCTCATCCGTAAAAAAGAGGTCTCCCCGGTCGAGGCCACGGAGGCCTACCTGGAGCGCATCCGGGCGATTGACCCTAAGGTCCACGGGTATATCACCGTCACCGACGAGTACGCGCTGAAGGCGGCGCGGCAGGCTGAGAAGGCCATCGCCAAGGGTGCGTACATCGGCCCCCTCCACGGCATCCCCTACGCCGTCAAAGACCAGTTCTGGAGCAAGGGCATCCTGACCACCGGCGGCTCTAACGTCCTGCGCGATTTTGTGCCCGCCGAAGATGCCACGGTAATAGCTCGAATGAATAGCGCCGGCGCTGTTCTCCTCGGGAAGCTGAATTTGAGCGAGTTCGCCACGGGCAATAGCGTTGTTCACCCCTGGGGCATTCCCCGGAATCCCTGGGACCTGGAGCGCACTCCTGGTACCTCCAGCAGCGGATCAGGCGTGGCTGCCGCCGCCTTCCTCTGCTCCACTTCCCTGGGCGAGGACACGGGCGGCTCCATTCGCGGCCCCGCCAACAACTGCGGACTGGTGGGCCTGCGTCCCACCTACGGCCTGGTCAGCCGCTACGGGATGCTGGGCGCGTCCTGGTCTAACGACATCGGCGGCCCCGTATCCCGCACCGCCGAGGACGCCGCCATCACCCTCCAGGCCATTGCCGGACACGACCCCAAGGACCCATACACCGCCCGCTACACTCCGCCCGACTACCGTGCCGGTCTTAAGGGCGGCATCAAGGGGTTGAAAGTCGGCATCTTCAAAGAGGCTATGTACGCCGACTTTGTCCATCCCGAGACCCGCAAGGTGGTCGGCAAGGCCGTCGACAAGCTGAAGGAGCTGGGCGCGAAAATCAGCGAGGTCTCGGTGCCGCTAATGCCCTACACTTCGGCGATAAACCGTATCTTCATCGAGGTCGAAGCGGCCCACCAGCACCGCCAGTGGCTTGAGACCCGCCCGCGCGACTACGACCACAACGTCCGCACCGACTTCTACACGGGCCTGGTCACGCCCGCCAACCTTTACTACAAGGCCCAGCGGCTGCGAGAAATGATTCGCCGCCAGGTCTTTGAGGCGTTGGACAAGGTGGACATCCTGGCCCTCCCCGGCTCCTCCGATGCGCCGCCGCTGATAAGCACCAAGGTCGGCATCTTCAGCAAAGAGGAGGCCCTATCCAGGATGACGGGCCGCCGCGCCCTCAACGGCGCTTTCAATCTGGCCAGCGTGCCTGCCATGACCTTCCACTGCGGCTTCCTCAGCTATACAGGCAAAGACCTGCCCATTGGGCTGCAAATCGCGGGCCGCCCCTTTTCCGATGGCCTGCTCCTTCGCGTCGCCCATACCTACGGGCAGGCCACGGACTGGCGCAAACGCCGCCCGCCTATCTAA
- a CDS encoding MFS transporter codes for MALATARVFNLRTFQSLKIRDYRFHMLSGLFHMACMNMRMVVDGWFVYKLTGSEALLGLTLLANAIPPLVLSFLGGTLADRAHRKYIMIVCLILSSLLSLWIAVSTTAGIITWHYIVISSFIQGCIISFMMPARQSLINEIVGREHLMNAVALNGAVMNVNQIGAPAIAGFMVAASGIESVYYLMVGLFLVAAVLFLPMRAGNGAKRPSGQPRRSVMGDIKDGLVYVRSNQTLLMILILTQITVILAMPFRLLLPVFTEDILHVGPEKLGILVSVSGAGALVSSLIVASMGNKNRGIIFLHTGVFLGASIIAFSISGLFWMSLLIMIAAGFGQAARLTLSNTLLQSYTEDAYIGRVMSLFMMQWGVTSLGAFIVAIAAEFVGVQWAVGATGVMLVMVSFYCYAFAPRIRSLQ; via the coding sequence ATGGCGTTAGCCACCGCTCGAGTATTCAATCTGCGGACTTTCCAGTCCCTGAAGATCAGGGACTACCGCTTTCATATGCTGTCAGGCCTGTTCCACATGGCCTGCATGAACATGCGAATGGTTGTGGACGGCTGGTTTGTCTATAAGCTCACCGGCTCTGAGGCGCTGCTGGGCCTCACGCTTCTGGCCAACGCCATACCTCCCCTGGTCCTCTCCTTCCTGGGCGGCACGCTGGCGGACCGCGCCCATCGAAAATACATCATGATTGTCTGCCTTATCCTGTCCAGCTTACTGTCGTTATGGATAGCCGTCTCCACCACGGCGGGCATCATTACCTGGCATTACATTGTCATCAGCAGCTTCATCCAGGGCTGCATCATCTCCTTCATGATGCCCGCCCGGCAGTCGCTGATAAACGAGATAGTGGGGCGGGAGCATCTGATGAACGCCGTGGCCCTCAACGGCGCGGTGATGAACGTCAACCAGATTGGGGCGCCGGCCATCGCGGGGTTCATGGTGGCGGCCTCGGGCATCGAAAGCGTGTACTACCTGATGGTGGGCCTGTTCCTGGTGGCTGCCGTCCTTTTCCTGCCTATGAGGGCGGGGAACGGGGCCAAAAGGCCCTCCGGCCAGCCCAGACGCAGCGTCATGGGCGACATTAAGGACGGCCTGGTGTACGTCAGGAGCAATCAGACTCTTTTGATGATACTGATACTCACCCAGATAACCGTCATCCTGGCTATGCCCTTCAGGCTGCTGCTGCCGGTCTTCACCGAGGACATACTGCACGTAGGGCCTGAAAAGCTCGGCATACTGGTCAGCGTATCGGGCGCGGGAGCGCTGGTCAGCTCGCTAATCGTGGCGTCCATGGGAAACAAGAACCGGGGGATAATCTTTTTGCACACAGGCGTCTTCCTGGGGGCTAGCATCATCGCCTTTTCCATAAGCGGGCTCTTCTGGATGTCGCTGCTGATAATGATAGCCGCGGGCTTCGGCCAGGCGGCGCGGCTGACTCTAAGCAACACCCTGCTGCAAAGCTACACCGAGGACGCCTATATAGGCCGGGTTATGAGCCTGTTTATGATGCAGTGGGGCGTCACCAGCCTGGGCGCCTTTATCGTAGCCATCGCCGCCGAGTTTGTGGGGGTGCAGTGGGCGGTGGGGGCCACGGGCGTGATGCTGGTGATGGTCAGCTTTTATTGCTACGCCTTCGCGCCGCGAATACGCAGCTTGCAGTAA
- a CDS encoding LLM class flavin-dependent oxidoreductase, protein MRFGTFVLQVSPDPAKDSQVIDQTLREAELADTLGFDVVWLTEHYFAGDTVYADPVVFGAAVAARTKRITIGFAVVQMAFHHPVKLAAQTALLDNLSHGRLIVGTGRGSAYNAYEYMGFGVSMEEGRQRLAEAEDLLLRSWTGEDVDYQGKYWQVKFPLMRPRPFQKPHPPLVRACLGRDSMFEMAKIGRPVLMGVETPEEFKFRLDTYRDIMLSSGFSEEAAEGALDETWARKSLYVADSDAEAQEALPHFMAERRHIREAREKHNPKDYPEAIPAPPQGASDPSKFLIVGSPRTVAEKIAELKDAGVRNMLLGMTPGEMPRDRVAKSMRLFAERVMPRFR, encoded by the coding sequence ATGCGATTCGGCACCTTTGTATTGCAGGTAAGCCCGGACCCGGCTAAGGACAGCCAGGTCATCGACCAGACGCTGCGGGAGGCGGAGCTGGCCGACACCCTGGGCTTCGACGTCGTGTGGCTCACGGAGCACTACTTCGCCGGCGACACCGTCTATGCCGACCCGGTGGTCTTCGGCGCGGCGGTGGCGGCCCGCACCAAGCGGATAACTATTGGCTTCGCGGTAGTGCAGATGGCCTTCCACCACCCGGTGAAGCTGGCGGCCCAGACGGCGCTTCTCGACAACCTGAGCCACGGGCGGCTCATCGTCGGGACGGGGCGCGGCTCGGCTTACAACGCCTACGAATACATGGGATTTGGGGTGAGCATGGAGGAGGGGAGGCAGCGGCTGGCCGAGGCCGAGGACCTTCTGCTGAGGTCCTGGACGGGCGAGGACGTGGACTACCAGGGCAAGTACTGGCAGGTGAAGTTTCCGCTGATGCGGCCTCGTCCCTTTCAGAAGCCCCACCCGCCGCTGGTGAGGGCCTGCCTGGGCCGCGATTCGATGTTCGAGATGGCGAAGATTGGGCGGCCGGTGCTGATGGGCGTGGAGACGCCTGAGGAGTTCAAGTTTCGCCTGGATACCTACCGGGACATCATGCTGTCGTCGGGGTTTAGCGAGGAGGCGGCGGAAGGGGCGCTGGACGAGACGTGGGCGCGGAAGTCGCTTTACGTGGCCGACAGCGACGCCGAGGCCCAGGAGGCGTTGCCGCACTTCATGGCGGAGCGGCGGCACATTCGCGAGGCGCGGGAGAAGCACAACCCCAAGGACTATCCGGAGGCTATTCCTGCACCACCCCAGGGCGCCAGCGACCCGTCGAAGTTTTTAATCGTCGGGTCGCCCAGGACGGTAGCGGAGAAGATAGCGGAGCTTAAAGACGCCGGCGTGCGGAACATGCTGCTGGGAATGACGCCGGGGGAGATGCCGAGGGATAGGGTGGCGAAATCGATGCGGCTGTTTGCAGAAAGGGTGATGCCGAGGTTCCGCTAG
- a CDS encoding CoA transferase, with translation MAKRRHALEGVRVLDLGRYQAGPRAALVMARMGAEVIKVEAPGGDESRSNGPYVRGQSAYWVQYNSGKKSLGLNMRTDKGKEIIKDLVKVSDIFIQNFRPGTIDKMGFSYDTLRSLNKGIIMVNVSAYGQYGPYRDQVGFDPIGQAISGMMMLNGFEGMPPIRGYNPVIDRITSLHATIGALSALYERQFTGEGQCVDVCLADSGYTMTEIQMSAYLGGGIVTKREGNGRGTSNVYQTKDGWVLIAAASDNIWPRFCQVIGAPEWATDARFVGKREREKNLDVMEERLKRWFLGHTTADTVAKLGPLGIPVNAVNDVPAAAKDPHLLGRDLLVEVPDPVAGKMYVSGKNIKLSRSETVVGTTPVPGQHTREILTRVLKYSDADVERLESEGVVYTPTAKERATASD, from the coding sequence ATGGCTAAGCGACGGCATGCCCTGGAAGGCGTTCGAGTTCTGGACCTGGGGAGGTATCAGGCGGGGCCGCGGGCGGCGCTGGTGATGGCCCGCATGGGCGCCGAGGTTATAAAGGTGGAGGCGCCCGGCGGCGATGAGAGCCGCTCCAACGGCCCCTACGTGCGGGGCCAGAGCGCCTACTGGGTGCAGTACAACAGCGGAAAGAAGAGCCTTGGCCTGAACATGCGCACCGACAAGGGCAAGGAGATTATTAAAGATCTGGTAAAAGTCTCCGATATCTTTATCCAGAACTTCCGCCCTGGGACTATCGACAAGATGGGTTTTTCATATGACACGCTGCGGTCGCTGAACAAGGGCATCATTATGGTCAACGTATCCGCCTATGGGCAGTACGGGCCCTATCGAGACCAGGTGGGCTTCGACCCCATCGGCCAGGCTATCAGCGGCATGATGATGCTTAACGGCTTCGAGGGTATGCCGCCCATTCGTGGCTACAACCCTGTTATCGACCGCATAACGTCGCTGCACGCTACCATCGGGGCGTTGTCGGCGCTGTACGAGCGGCAGTTCACCGGCGAGGGCCAGTGCGTGGACGTGTGCCTGGCGGACAGCGGTTACACCATGACCGAGATTCAGATGAGCGCGTACCTGGGCGGGGGCATTGTGACCAAGCGAGAGGGCAACGGACGTGGCACCAGCAACGTATATCAGACCAAGGACGGATGGGTGCTGATTGCCGCGGCCAGCGACAACATATGGCCTCGCTTCTGCCAAGTCATCGGCGCGCCGGAATGGGCCACCGATGCCAGATTCGTCGGCAAGCGGGAGCGAGAGAAGAACCTGGACGTAATGGAAGAACGGCTGAAAAGGTGGTTCCTGGGCCACACCACAGCGGACACGGTGGCGAAGCTCGGCCCCCTAGGCATCCCCGTCAACGCCGTCAACGACGTGCCTGCCGCCGCTAAAGACCCTCACCTTCTGGGCCGCGATCTGCTGGTAGAAGTGCCGGACCCCGTTGCCGGCAAGATGTACGTCTCGGGCAAGAACATCAAGCTGAGCCGCAGCGAGACGGTGGTCGGCACCACGCCCGTCCCAGGCCAGCACACCCGCGAAATCCTGACTCGTGTGTTGAAATACAGCGACGCCGACGTGGAGCGGCTGGAGTCGGAAGGCGTGGTCTACACGCCGACGGCCAAGGAACGGGCGACAGCGTCGGACTAG
- a CDS encoding DUF393 domain-containing protein codes for MADEKKKPAVYYDGECKFCAASVGLVKGRQEDESMEYRPSQGIEQLPAGLTRQDVHRQLWLVLPDGRKYGGFHAVRRLAWRRPWFWPLAALLWLPGMGWLGPVVYRWVARNRYRLGGVRKS; via the coding sequence ATGGCTGACGAGAAGAAAAAGCCGGCCGTCTATTACGACGGGGAGTGCAAGTTCTGCGCCGCCAGCGTAGGGCTTGTTAAGGGCCGCCAGGAAGATGAATCGATGGAGTATCGGCCCTCCCAGGGCATTGAGCAACTGCCCGCCGGACTGACGCGCCAGGACGTTCATCGACAACTCTGGCTAGTGTTGCCGGACGGTCGCAAATACGGTGGCTTTCATGCGGTGCGACGCCTGGCCTGGCGAAGGCCCTGGTTTTGGCCTCTGGCGGCGCTGTTATGGCTGCCGGGCATGGGCTGGCTCGGACCCGTGGTCTATCGATGGGTGGCACGAAACCGGTACAGGCTTGGGGGCGTCAGGAAGTCCTAA
- the lhgO gene encoding L-2-hydroxyglutarate oxidase, translated as MASLDFEVVVIGAGIIGLASARALTRRFPKTRVAVLEKEEQLAFHQTGHNSGVIHSGIYYKPGSQKAKFCVAGVDALKKYCRDHAIPYEECGKVVVATDESQLGRMEELYKRGTANGVPGMEIISGEALKEIEPHAVGVKALLVPKTAIVDYKAVAAAYAEDFKMSGGSILTGHKLTAINHVNGGLSLTTSKGTVQTKHLVNCAGLYCDKVAAMMGVPPNVRILPFRGEYYFLRPESHHLVKGLIYPVPDPRFPFLGVHFTRRVTGEVDAGPNAVLAWSREGYTRSKINVAEAMATLTFPGFWRMSRKYWRIGMGEMHRSLMKSVFVKDLQRLVPDVKDSDFVGGGSGVRAQAVSRKGVLLDDFFIEESPGAIHVLNAPSPGATSSLAIGSYIAELAGKSFGLKG; from the coding sequence ATGGCGTCGCTGGACTTTGAAGTCGTTGTCATAGGGGCGGGCATCATCGGCCTGGCCTCAGCCCGCGCCCTGACGCGACGGTTCCCCAAAACGCGTGTCGCTGTGCTGGAAAAGGAAGAGCAGTTGGCCTTCCACCAGACGGGCCACAACAGCGGCGTTATTCATTCCGGCATCTACTACAAGCCCGGCTCTCAGAAGGCCAAGTTCTGCGTTGCGGGTGTGGACGCTTTGAAGAAATACTGCCGTGACCACGCCATACCTTACGAGGAGTGCGGCAAGGTAGTCGTCGCAACCGACGAGTCGCAGCTTGGCCGAATGGAAGAGCTGTACAAGCGCGGCACCGCCAACGGCGTCCCTGGGATGGAAATCATCAGCGGCGAGGCGTTGAAGGAGATTGAGCCTCACGCCGTCGGCGTAAAAGCTCTGCTGGTGCCCAAGACCGCCATAGTCGATTATAAGGCAGTAGCCGCCGCCTACGCCGAGGACTTCAAGATGTCGGGCGGCTCCATACTCACCGGCCACAAACTCACCGCCATCAACCACGTCAACGGCGGTCTATCCCTCACCACGTCGAAAGGCACTGTCCAAACCAAGCACCTCGTAAACTGCGCCGGCCTCTATTGCGATAAGGTGGCCGCCATGATGGGTGTGCCGCCCAACGTCCGCATCCTCCCCTTTCGCGGCGAATACTATTTCCTCCGGCCCGAAAGCCACCACCTGGTCAAGGGCCTCATATATCCCGTGCCGGACCCCCGATTTCCCTTCCTGGGCGTCCACTTCACGCGCCGCGTCACCGGCGAGGTGGACGCCGGCCCCAACGCCGTCCTGGCCTGGTCGCGAGAAGGCTACACTAGGTCCAAGATAAACGTGGCCGAAGCCATGGCTACCCTCACCTTCCCTGGCTTCTGGCGCATGTCGCGTAAGTACTGGCGCATCGGCATGGGCGAGATGCACCGCTCGCTAATGAAGAGCGTGTTCGTGAAAGACCTTCAGCGCCTGGTGCCTGACGTCAAGGACAGCGACTTCGTTGGCGGCGGCTCCGGAGTCCGTGCCCAGGCGGTCAGCCGCAAAGGCGTCCTCTTGGACGACTTCTTCATCGAAGAAAGCCCCGGCGCCATCCACGTCCTTAACGCCCCCTCGCCCGGCGCCACCTCCTCCCTCGCCATCGGCAGCTACATCGCCGAGCTGGCAGGCAAGAGTTTTGGTCTGAAGGGCTAG
- a CDS encoding LLM class F420-dependent oxidoreductase, with protein MKFGICLPTNKGITDFRALISIAPKAEELGFDSVWVSDHLFNIGYIAKGLGNRPYYDPMTVLTYAAAITSKVKLGTSVLVLPYHHPARLAKVAATLDQASAGRVVLGLGVGRIKEEYDAIGATFERRGAQANEMLRAMKALWTQEKPEFHGKFYNFSDAYFSPKPLQKPHPPLWIGGMSESAMKRAARYGDAWHPNSLTPDQVRQGLEFVRREASKLGRDGKMPATMLITWDPANKTGPTAESASLSGSPVDVIKRVKEYQAAGVTEFAIGIPVDDPLVMQRHMVRFANEVLPSFK; from the coding sequence ATGAAATTCGGCATCTGCCTGCCTACCAACAAGGGTATCACCGACTTCCGCGCCCTCATCAGCATCGCGCCCAAAGCCGAGGAGCTGGGCTTCGACTCGGTATGGGTCAGCGACCACCTGTTCAACATTGGATACATCGCCAAAGGCCTCGGCAACCGCCCCTACTACGATCCCATGACTGTCCTGACCTACGCCGCGGCCATCACCTCCAAGGTCAAGCTGGGCACGTCGGTGCTGGTGCTGCCTTACCACCACCCCGCCAGGCTCGCCAAAGTGGCCGCGACGCTGGACCAGGCCTCGGCGGGACGTGTGGTGCTGGGCCTGGGCGTGGGCCGGATAAAGGAGGAGTACGACGCTATCGGCGCAACCTTTGAACGTCGTGGCGCTCAGGCCAACGAGATGCTGCGGGCCATGAAGGCGCTCTGGACCCAGGAGAAGCCGGAATTCCACGGCAAGTTTTACAACTTCTCGGACGCCTATTTCTCGCCCAAGCCTCTTCAGAAACCACACCCCCCGCTTTGGATTGGCGGCATGAGCGAGTCGGCCATGAAGCGCGCCGCGCGCTACGGCGATGCCTGGCACCCCAACAGCCTGACGCCAGACCAGGTGCGGCAGGGCCTGGAATTCGTACGGCGAGAGGCGTCCAAGCTGGGCAGGGATGGCAAGATGCCGGCGACTATGCTCATTACCTGGGACCCTGCCAACAAGACCGGACCCACGGCGGAGAGCGCTAGCCTCAGCGGCTCGCCGGTGGACGTTATCAAGCGGGTGAAGGAGTACCAGGCCGCCGGTGTCACTGAGTTCGCCATCGGCATACCCGTTGACGACCCTCTAGTTATGCAGCGGCATATGGTCCGCTTCGCCAACGAGGTCCTGCCGTCTTTTAAGTAA